One region of Corvus moneduloides isolate bCorMon1 chromosome 15, bCorMon1.pri, whole genome shotgun sequence genomic DNA includes:
- the ARSI gene encoding arylsulfatase I, whose amino-acid sequence MAVYALTGFSLVSLLSFGYLSWDWMKPSLVADVATDPMEKSLPPTFTRPPHIIFILTDDQGYHDIGYHGSDIQTPTLDRLAADGVKLENYYIQPICTPSRSQLITGRYQIHTGLQHSIIRPRQPNCLPLDQVTLPQKLQEAGYSTHMVGKWHLGFYKRECLPTRRGFDTFLGSLTGNVDYYTYDNCDGPGVCGYDLHEGEDVAWDQSGKYSTFLYAQRVNKILASHSPKEPIFIYVAFQAVHTPLQSPKEYIYRYRSMGNVARRKYAAMVTCMDEAVKNITWALKKYGYYDNSVIVFSTDNGGQTFSGGSNWPLRGRKGTYWEGGVRGIGFVHSPLIKRKRRTSWALVHITDWYPTLVSLAGGNLSNVQGLDGYNVWPAISEGKESPRTEILHNIDPLYNHAKYGSLEDGFGIWNTAVQASIRVGEWKLLTGDPGYSDWIPPQTLTNFPGSWWNLERLTNGLRKSVWLFNITSDPYERYDLSEQRPDVVRSLLMRLVHYNRTAIPVRYPAENPRAHPDFNGGAWGPWASEDDGEEWEGGREPLKSRNKKKKKCKICKLRSFFRKLNTRLMSNRI is encoded by the exons ATGGCCGTCTATGCCCTCACGGGTTTCTCGCTCGTCAGCCTGCTCAGCTTTGGCTATTTATCTTGGGACTGGATGAAGCCCAGTTTGGTGGCCGATGTGGCCACAGACCCCATGGAGAAATCACTGCCTCCCACCTTCACCAGGCCACCCCACATCATCTTCATTCTGACTGATGACCAGGGCTACCACGACATTGGCTATCACGGCTCAGATATCCAGACACCGACGCTGGACAGGCTGGCAGCGGACGGTGTGAAGCTGGAGAACTACTACATCCAGCCCATCTGCACCCCATCCCGGAGCCAGCTGATAACTGGCAG GTACCAGATCCACACAGGACTGCAGCACTCCATCATCCGTCCTCGGCAGCCCAACTGCCTGCCCCTCGACCAGGTCACCCTGCCACAGAAGCTGCAGGAAGCCGGCTATTCCACACACATGGTGGGCAAGTGGCACCTTGGCTTCTACAAGAGGGAGTGCCTGCCAACTCGCCGGGGCTTCGACACCTTCCTGGGCTCCCTGACAGGCAACGTGGATTACTACACCTATGACAACTGCGACGGGCCGGGCGTCTGCGGCTATGACCTGCACGAAGGGGAGGACGTGGCTTGGGACCAGAGCGGGAAGTATTCCACCTTCCTCTACGCTCAGCGTGTCAACAAGATCCTGGCATCCCACAGCCCCAAGGAGCCCATCTTCATCTACGTGGCCTTCCAAGCGGTCCACACGCCCCTGCAGTCCCCCAAGGAGTACATCTACCGCTACCGCTCCATGGGCAACGTCGCCCGCCGCAAGTACGCAGCCATGGTGACCTGCATGGATGAGGCGGTGAAGAACATCACCTGGGCCCTCAAGAAGTATGGTTATTATGACAACAGTGTGATCGTGTTCTCCACAGACAACGGCGGGCAAACCTTCTCTGGTGGAAGCAACTGGCCACTACGGGGCCGCAAAGGGACGTACTGGGAAGGGGGAGTGCGTGGCATTGGTTTTGTCCACAGTCCCCTGATCAAGCGCAAGCGTCGGACAAGCTGGGCACTGGTTCACATCACAGACTGGTACCCAACTCTGGTCAGCCTGGCCGGGGGCAACCTGAGCAATGTCCAAGGCTTGGATGGCTACAACGTCTGGCCTGCTATCAGTGAGGGCAAGGAGTCGCCACGCACCGAAATCCTGCACAACATTGACCCACTGTACAACCATGCCAAGTACGGCTCCTTGGAGGATGGCTTCGGCATCTGGAACACGGCCGTGCAAGCTTCCATCCGGGTTGGGGAGTGGAAGCTCCTCACTGGTGACCCAGGGTACAGTGATTGGATCCCCCCGCAGACCCTGACCAACttcccagggagctggtggaacCTGGAGCGTCTCACTAATGGCCTGAGGAAGTCCGTGTGGCTCTTCAACATCACCTCTGACCCCTACGAGCGCTATGACCTCTCCGAGCAGCGCCCGGACGTGGTCAGGAGCCTCCTGATGAGGTTGGTGCACTACAACCGGACGGCCATCCCGGTGCGGTACCCTGCGGAGAACCCCCGGGCTCACCCAGACTTCAACGGTGGTGCCTGGGGACCTTGGGCCAGTGAGGATGATGGGGAGGAGTGGGAAGGCGGCCGGGAGCCCCTGAAAAGCAggaacaagaagaagaagaagtgCAAGATCTGCAAGCTGCGCTCCTTCTTCCGCAAGCTGAACACCAGGCTCATGTCCAACCGCATCTGA